Within the Rhodobacter sp. 24-YEA-8 genome, the region GATCAGCACCGGCCCGCCATGAAGGCCGGTTTCGATCTGCCCGCGCCGTGCGGTCATCGGAGCCTCGCTGCCGGTCAGGGCGAACGCCGCCGTGGCGCCAAGCGCCAGCACAAGATCTGGCCGGATAAAGCCCAGTTCCAGCCCGAGCCACCAGCGGCAGTGCAGGATTTCCTGCCGGTCCGGGTTTTGATGCAGGCGCTGTTTGCCGCGCGGGCTGAATTTGAAATGCTTTACCGCATTGGTAAGCCAGACCGAAGCCGGGTCGAGGCCTGCCGAGGCCATGCTCTGCCGCAAAAGCTGCCCGGTGGGGCCGATGAAGGGGCGCCCCTCCAGATCCTCGCGGTCGCCGGGCTGTTCGCCGACCAGCATCAGGCGGGCGGTCGCAGAGCCCTCTCCCCAGACAGTCTGAGTAGCCGCCTCGCACAAACCGCAGCGACGGCATTGCAGCGCCGCATGCTGCGCCGCCGCCAGCGTCTCTGGCAGATCCTGTGCGACGGGCATCGAGGCGCGGTAGCGGGTCGAAACAGCGGCGGCACCGGGGCGCGGTGCGCTGGCCGCAGCCTCGCGCATCCGCTGTACCCGCGCTTCCGCATCCTTCAGCATATCAGGGATCAGCCGCGTCTCGGGCAGGTTCTTCCAGTATTTCTTCGGCATCTCCGAACGCATTGCATCAAGTTTCACCCGTGCCGGGTTGAAGATATTGGCGAAATAGGTGGCCCAGAGGCTTTCTGACGCATCTTCGGGAAGATCGGGGCGCGCCCCGCCGGGATGAAAGGCAAGCTGCCCGGCCTCGAACCGGGCGGTCAGGCGCGGCGTGGCGATCATCCAGTCCATATCGGCAAAGCGTTTTGCGAAAAAGCTGCTGCCGGGTTCCAGCGTGTTATGCCCGGGCTCGAACCAGGCCGCAAAACGGCGCCTGCCTTCGGAGGGCAGTTCGCGAAACCGCACGAAAGCGTGCATCTTGTGGATGTCGCGGCCCACGGCCTTTGCCATCAGGTTCAGCCGCCGCCCCAGCGGATCGGTTTGCGACAGAGGGTCCCCCTCGCGCGCGTCCAGTCGCCAAAGCGCCTGATAGAGCAGGGCGAACCGCTCTGGCG harbors:
- a CDS encoding UdgX family uracil-DNA binding protein (This protein belongs to the uracil DNA glycosylase superfamily, members of which act in excision repair of DNA. However, it belongs more specifically to UdgX branch, whose founding member was found to bind uracil in DNA (where it does not belong), without cleaving it, appears to promote DNA repair by a pathway involving RecA, rather than base excision.), with amino-acid sequence MSFAVTLPEQGQFGAWRQAARLAISHRIPPGDIDWTGGAGLFAADPLPDSPGPHQARVPEQFVKLAGSVIWHSAPERFALLYQALWRLDAREGDPLSQTDPLGRRLNLMAKAVGRDIHKMHAFVRFRELPSEGRRRFAAWFEPGHNTLEPGSSFFAKRFADMDWMIATPRLTARFEAGQLAFHPGGARPDLPEDASESLWATYFANIFNPARVKLDAMRSEMPKKYWKNLPETRLIPDMLKDAEARVQRMREAAASAPRPGAAAVSTRYRASMPVAQDLPETLAAAQHAALQCRRCGLCEAATQTVWGEGSATARLMLVGEQPGDREDLEGRPFIGPTGQLLRQSMASAGLDPASVWLTNAVKHFKFSPRGKQRLHQNPDRQEILHCRWWLGLELGFIRPDLVLALGATAAFALTGSEAPMTARRGQIETGLHGGPVLITWHPSAVLRQQDPGARARMTEDLAADIATARHHPLMNVTSSQGT